Proteins from a genomic interval of Polaribacter sejongensis:
- a CDS encoding zinc-dependent metalloprotease has translation MKISSLKGALLVQYLIVSILMITSLSGFSQDKKDTSDKENQEKKDSIKPTDAKKLTYQKFLKEGNVKKGLFNVYAIKEDYYFEVPDSLLSRDLLIVNKVSSVPYALNGHGLNKGMTFETKLVRFYKDTDLNKVWVKTINPRVQSPENDAITLSVKDNFGESIIEEFEIESKNTDSTSVFIKVNKIFNGKKQSFSDVLTNIGLGGSIKTNLSILESIKSFPENIVVKSLLTTSVKEGASAALPLTIGITTNIVLLPIDVMKPRFSDKRIGYFTKPMDYFSDDQQEVESRGMITRWRLEPREEDIEKYKRGELVQPKKQIIYYLDPATPKQWRPFIERGVYDWNVAFEAAGFKNVLKVKFPSKEDKDFDADDVRYSVITYAASEKQNAMGPSIVDPRSGEILESDIIWWHNLMKGLHSWIRVQTGPIDPKARPNKFSNQHMGEAIRFVSSHEVGHTFGLKHNMGASFSYPVDSLRSKTFTAKMGGTAPSIMDYARFNYVAQPEDNVTDITPKIGVYDTYAIDWGYRWMDETSAHQEIPVLNQWIRKHENDPLYFYGPQQGEVIDPRSQSEDLGDNAVKASEYGLKNLKRILPNILSWTAAEGQDYYKASKLYKAVIDQWSTYNGHVMANIGGVYINNTVYGDGKDTFEPVSTKMQKEALHYIIQNAVLPQKWLFMPNIINKVFAVRDAPDGERYYSPVSMLRIYQTNVIYALIKTDRLMRITENEVLVKDNQEVFTEEYVFDSLFEAIFKKTEKGKSLDMFDRITQKNYVDVLTVDRNKLLEKTKENTISEDANNFKNVHFSYLPRVADIGTSKRAALEKILVLLKRKKNRGNRATKAHYSDLMARIEYNLKN, from the coding sequence ATGAAAATATCCTCTTTAAAAGGCGCTTTATTGGTTCAGTATTTAATTGTTTCTATTTTGATGATTACCAGCTTGTCTGGTTTTTCTCAGGATAAAAAGGATACCTCTGATAAAGAAAATCAAGAAAAAAAAGATTCTATAAAACCTACGGATGCTAAAAAATTGACGTATCAGAAATTTTTAAAAGAAGGGAATGTTAAAAAAGGATTGTTCAATGTATATGCTATAAAAGAAGATTACTATTTTGAAGTTCCAGATTCATTATTATCTAGAGATTTGTTAATTGTAAATAAAGTGTCTAGCGTTCCTTATGCTTTAAACGGACATGGTTTAAACAAAGGGATGACTTTTGAAACCAAACTTGTTCGTTTTTATAAAGACACTGATTTAAACAAAGTTTGGGTTAAAACCATAAATCCTAGGGTTCAATCTCCAGAAAATGATGCAATTACTTTATCAGTAAAAGATAATTTTGGGGAGTCTATTATAGAAGAATTTGAAATTGAAAGTAAAAATACAGACTCTACTTCTGTATTTATTAAAGTAAATAAAATTTTTAATGGTAAAAAACAAAGTTTTAGCGATGTACTTACAAATATAGGTTTAGGAGGAAGTATAAAAACAAACTTGTCTATTTTAGAAAGTATAAAATCCTTTCCTGAAAATATTGTTGTAAAATCGTTGTTAACCACTTCTGTTAAAGAAGGAGCAAGTGCAGCATTACCTTTAACAATTGGTATTACTACAAATATTGTTTTATTGCCAATAGATGTAATGAAACCTCGTTTTTCAGACAAACGTATTGGGTATTTTACAAAACCGATGGATTATTTTTCTGATGATCAACAAGAAGTTGAATCTAGAGGAATGATTACAAGATGGAGATTAGAACCTAGAGAAGAAGATATCGAAAAATATAAACGAGGAGAATTGGTGCAACCTAAAAAACAAATTATTTATTATTTAGATCCTGCTACCCCAAAACAATGGCGCCCTTTTATAGAACGGGGTGTGTATGATTGGAATGTAGCTTTTGAAGCAGCTGGATTTAAAAATGTATTAAAAGTGAAGTTTCCTTCTAAAGAGGATAAAGATTTTGATGCAGATGATGTTCGCTATTCTGTAATTACCTATGCAGCATCAGAAAAACAGAATGCTATGGGACCTTCTATTGTAGATCCTAGAAGTGGAGAAATATTAGAATCAGATATTATTTGGTGGCATAATTTAATGAAAGGTTTACATTCTTGGATTCGTGTGCAAACAGGTCCTATCGATCCAAAAGCAAGACCAAACAAGTTTTCTAACCAACATATGGGAGAAGCAATTCGTTTTGTTTCATCTCACGAAGTTGGTCATACCTTTGGATTAAAACATAATATGGGTGCATCATTTAGTTATCCTGTAGATTCTTTAAGATCTAAAACGTTTACCGCTAAAATGGGAGGGACAGCACCGTCTATTATGGATTATGCTCGTTTTAATTATGTAGCGCAACCAGAAGACAACGTTACAGATATTACCCCTAAAATTGGTGTGTATGATACCTATGCAATTGATTGGGGATATAGATGGATGGATGAGACATCTGCTCACCAAGAAATTCCAGTATTAAACCAATGGATTCGTAAGCATGAAAATGATCCTTTATATTTTTATGGACCACAACAAGGTGAAGTAATTGACCCTAGGTCTCAAAGTGAAGATTTAGGAGATAATGCTGTAAAAGCAAGTGAATATGGCTTAAAGAATTTAAAGAGAATATTGCCAAATATTTTAAGTTGGACAGCAGCAGAAGGGCAGGATTATTACAAAGCATCTAAACTATACAAGGCAGTTATAGACCAATGGTCTACCTATAATGGTCATGTAATGGCAAATATTGGAGGAGTGTATATAAACAATACCGTTTATGGTGATGGAAAAGACACTTTTGAACCAGTATCTACAAAAATGCAAAAAGAAGCATTGCATTATATTATACAAAATGCTGTTTTACCACAAAAATGGTTGTTTATGCCAAATATTATCAATAAAGTTTTTGCAGTAAGAGATGCTCCAGATGGAGAACGATATTATTCTCCTGTTTCTATGTTACGTATTTATCAAACAAACGTTATTTACGCTTTGATAAAAACAGATAGATTGATGAGAATTACAGAAAATGAAGTTTTAGTGAAAGATAATCAAGAGGTTTTTACAGAAGAATATGTATTCGATAGTTTATTTGAAGCCATTTTTAAGAAAACTGAAAAGGGAAAATCTTTAGATATGTTTGATCGTATTACACAGAAAAACTATGTAGATGTTTTAACTGTAGATAGAAATAAGTTGTTAGAAAAAACAAAGGAAAATACAATTTCTGAAGACGCTAATAATTTTAAAAATGTACACTTTTCATATTTACCTAGAGTTGCAGATATTGGAACTAGTAAAAGAGCTGCATTAGAGAAAATATTGGTGCTTTTAAAAAGAAAGAAAAATAGAGGAAATAGAGCTACTAAAGCACATTATAGTGATTTAATGGCAAGAATTGAATATAATTTGAAAAATTAA
- a CDS encoding SusC/RagA family TonB-linked outer membrane protein encodes MKKLIYLLVFIPSLLFAQQEKVINGKVIDAGFKMPIVGASVYASSAIIGNTTNTDGVIQGTMLGTTTDFDGNFSLKIGADIKFLLVSYMGYETEKIDVSKITSNVSITLKESSESLDEVVLTGYQKIEKRKITSSYAEVEMTDINQAGVASVDQMLVGQLSGVSIQPISGAPGAPSKISIRGAATLNGSSDPLWVLDGIPLEGNDIPQDFRDKDNIDNLQSYPIAGLNPEDIESITVLKDASATSIYGARAANGVIVITSKNGKKGAMRINVNANVFVTQKPDFSKLNLMNSAQKVDFELLLASRSDLKYQQDRGEVARILNNYSEYDNFRDNGFGSISSDAQNDINNLKNTNTNWGDELYEMAINQQYGVSLSGGTENNDYYFSTGIFDEKGTTKGTGQKRFNITLKDNFKVNEKLKVGVALFGSQTTTSSYITGADAYTNPSNYSRNANPYLKVKDADGNYMYDPDLVERSDLNLDYNILEERENTNYELVSSSLKAIFDVGYKLNKDIHFNTQLGLQLDFDKTEKYSAEDSYYTRKYEQRSEYASSTGTSYYMPKGGIIQNWNADVFQYNWKTTANYNTSFNDVHELDVMLGTEFRRNKRTQIHTKGFGYNANTLTSVAITDERSLTNSLFDPYQKTLSENAYASFFGTASYTYDKKYTAFTSLRYDGSNLFGVNPKYRYLPIWSFAGSWNVYKEDFMYNVDFVTDLKLRASYGVQGNIDKSTSPFVVGEYYTESILPGVSEETIRALNAPNGNLRWEKTVSSNVGLDLGLLNNKIYISGDYYARKSTDLIGLRSVPLESGYNFINTNWATVSNKGFELAINTTNIDTPNFKWTSGLNISHNKSIVDNIEIREEDFKPSLKGYSVNAIFAIKTAGLDSNGLPLFWKDGKKVSAVDFYNLEAGTNGSQLTREEHRNLYSYVGDGTPKFSGGFRNSFKYKQFDLRVLTNFNIKQTVKAAPSYNLALAQPGNNYSTDILKAGTGNYPALIGATSPGFDTDLVYTWFNSSDDGQTYNDLDIWVKDISYIRVSSIKLSYAIPSKKLEKLKISSLNFNLEGRNLFVIGTDYDGFFDPETYGSLYAQPIPRIISAGFNLSF; translated from the coding sequence ATGAAGAAATTAATATACCTGTTAGTTTTTATTCCTAGTTTACTTTTTGCACAGCAAGAAAAAGTAATCAACGGAAAAGTTATTGACGCTGGCTTTAAAATGCCAATTGTTGGTGCATCTGTGTACGCATCGTCTGCAATTATAGGAAATACAACCAATACAGACGGAGTTATACAAGGCACAATGTTGGGAACTACCACAGATTTTGATGGTAATTTTTCTCTAAAAATAGGAGCAGACATTAAGTTTCTTTTGGTTTCTTATATGGGATATGAAACTGAAAAAATTGATGTTTCTAAAATTACTTCAAACGTATCTATTACTTTAAAAGAGAGTTCAGAAAGTTTGGATGAAGTTGTTTTAACTGGATATCAAAAAATTGAAAAGCGCAAAATAACCTCTTCTTATGCAGAGGTAGAAATGACAGATATCAATCAAGCAGGTGTTGCTAGTGTAGATCAAATGTTGGTTGGGCAATTATCGGGTGTATCTATTCAGCCTATAAGTGGTGCTCCAGGTGCACCTTCAAAAATATCTATTAGAGGAGCTGCAACTTTAAATGGTTCTTCAGATCCTTTATGGGTGTTAGACGGAATTCCGTTAGAAGGAAATGATATTCCACAAGATTTTAGAGATAAAGATAATATCGATAATTTACAATCGTACCCAATTGCAGGTTTAAATCCAGAAGACATAGAAAGTATTACGGTTTTAAAAGATGCTTCTGCTACTTCTATTTATGGTGCAAGAGCAGCAAATGGAGTAATTGTGATCACTAGTAAAAATGGAAAAAAAGGAGCAATGCGCATAAATGTAAATGCGAATGTATTTGTAACTCAAAAACCAGATTTTAGTAAGTTGAATTTAATGAATTCTGCTCAAAAAGTAGATTTCGAATTACTTTTGGCAAGTAGATCCGATTTAAAATATCAGCAAGATAGAGGAGAGGTTGCTAGAATTTTAAATAATTACAGCGAGTATGACAATTTTAGAGATAATGGTTTTGGTAGTATTTCTAGTGATGCTCAAAATGATATCAATAACTTAAAAAACACCAATACTAATTGGGGAGATGAGTTGTATGAAATGGCTATAAACCAACAATATGGTGTTAGTCTTTCTGGAGGAACAGAAAATAATGATTACTATTTTTCTACAGGTATTTTCGATGAAAAAGGAACAACGAAAGGTACAGGTCAGAAACGATTTAATATTACGTTAAAAGATAATTTTAAGGTTAACGAAAAACTAAAAGTTGGTGTAGCGTTATTTGGTAGTCAAACCACAACATCTTCTTATATTACAGGAGCAGATGCATATACAAACCCTTCTAATTATTCAAGAAATGCCAATCCATATTTAAAAGTAAAGGATGCGGATGGTAATTATATGTATGATCCAGATTTGGTAGAAAGATCAGATTTAAATCTAGATTATAACATTTTAGAAGAAAGAGAAAATACGAATTACGAGTTAGTATCAAGCTCATTAAAAGCCATTTTTGATGTTGGTTATAAATTGAATAAAGATATTCACTTTAATACACAATTAGGTTTACAATTAGATTTTGATAAAACTGAAAAGTATAGTGCAGAAGACAGTTACTATACCCGTAAATATGAGCAAAGATCTGAATATGCATCATCTACAGGTACTTCTTATTATATGCCTAAAGGTGGAATTATTCAGAATTGGAATGCAGATGTTTTTCAATATAACTGGAAAACAACTGCTAATTACAACACTTCTTTTAATGATGTTCATGAACTAGATGTTATGTTAGGGACAGAATTTAGAAGAAACAAAAGAACACAAATTCATACCAAAGGTTTTGGTTACAATGCAAACACTTTAACTTCTGTTGCTATTACAGATGAGCGTTCATTAACCAATTCTTTATTTGATCCTTATCAAAAAACATTGAGCGAAAATGCATACGCTTCTTTCTTCGGAACAGCTTCTTATACATACGATAAAAAATATACAGCTTTTACAAGTTTAAGATATGATGGTTCTAACTTATTTGGGGTAAATCCTAAATATAGATACTTACCTATTTGGTCTTTTGCCGGTTCTTGGAATGTATATAAAGAAGACTTTATGTATAATGTTGATTTTGTAACCGATTTAAAACTAAGAGCATCTTACGGTGTGCAAGGAAATATTGATAAATCTACATCACCTTTTGTAGTTGGAGAATATTATACAGAATCGATTCTTCCGGGAGTTAGCGAAGAAACTATTAGAGCGTTAAACGCACCTAATGGAAATTTAAGATGGGAAAAAACAGTATCCTCAAACGTCGGTTTAGATTTAGGGTTATTAAATAATAAAATCTATATCTCAGGAGATTATTATGCAAGAAAAAGTACCGATTTAATAGGTTTAAGATCTGTACCATTAGAAAGTGGTTATAATTTTATCAATACCAATTGGGCTACTGTAAGCAATAAAGGATTTGAACTTGCTATAAATACCACCAATATTGATACACCTAATTTTAAATGGACAAGTGGTTTAAATATCTCTCACAATAAAAGTATTGTTGATAATATTGAAATTAGAGAAGAAGACTTTAAACCTTCTTTAAAAGGATATAGTGTAAATGCCATTTTTGCAATTAAAACTGCAGGATTAGATAGCAACGGATTACCATTATTTTGGAAAGATGGTAAAAAAGTTTCTGCAGTAGATTTTTATAATTTAGAAGCAGGAACCAACGGAAGTCAATTAACAAGAGAAGAACACAGAAATTTATATTCTTATGTGGGCGATGGAACACCGAAGTTTAGTGGTGGATTTAGAAATAGTTTTAAATACAAACAATTTGATTTACGTGTATTAACTAATTTTAATATAAAACAAACTGTAAAAGCTGCTCCAAGTTATAACCTTGCCTTAGCACAACCCGGAAATAATTATAGTACAGATATTTTAAAAGCAGGAACTGGTAATTATCCAGCATTAATTGGAGCAACCTCTCCTGGTTTCGATACCGATTTAGTGTACACTTGGTTCAATTCTTCAGATGACGGACAAACGTATAATGACTTAGATATTTGGGTAAAAGATATTTCTTATATCCGAGTGAGCAGTATTAAGTTGAGTTATGCAATACCTAGCAAAAAGTTAGAAAAGTTAAAAATATCAAGCTTAAACTTTAACCTTGAAGGACGTAATTTATTTGTGATCGGAACAGATTATGATGGCTTTTTTGATCCAGAAACGTATGGTAGTTTATATGCACAACCTATTCCTAGAATTATTTCAGCAGGATTTAATCTTTCTTTTTAA
- a CDS encoding RagB/SusD family nutrient uptake outer membrane protein gives MKKLIYSIFVTLSFISCDKYLDIEPVGQVIPKSVEEYRSFLTSAYSIAKNHKVLTTYRTDELSLSADAAGIEFYQDLFIWNDLNPSPLTTVFPYATFYNTIFYTNHVINSEATIEGNLSEKEQLVGEACALRAMQYFELINLYAKPYNKATANTDPGVPITTEYDAEKEYAVESVEEVYALILSDLAKAESLLNIQKQDVGYNYRFSVVAVKALKSRVYLYQQKWQKAIDAANEALAINAEIQNLNADTSIMPSEYNSVESILALETIASVDLVSNTTISDALINAYNQTTDLRFPLYFKQNTDGSFSSKKGAETKFKVSYRTAELHLTIAECLAALNKDVLAKEKLISFAENRYTTDGFNTYKANVNSLKSNDLKIEILEERRREFAIEGQRWNDLRRTTQPKLTKIFDGVTYILEENDARYVIPFPNDATINNPNL, from the coding sequence ATGAAAAAATTAATATATAGCATTTTTGTCACTTTAAGTTTTATCTCTTGTGATAAATACTTAGATATTGAACCAGTAGGGCAAGTAATCCCTAAATCTGTAGAAGAGTATAGAAGTTTTCTAACTTCAGCATATTCAATAGCCAAAAATCATAAGGTTTTAACAACGTACAGAACCGATGAATTATCTTTAAGTGCAGACGCAGCTGGAATAGAGTTTTATCAAGATCTTTTTATTTGGAATGATCTAAACCCAAGTCCTTTAACAACTGTTTTTCCGTATGCTACTTTTTACAATACTATTTTTTACACCAATCATGTAATAAATAGTGAAGCCACTATAGAAGGAAATTTGTCAGAGAAAGAACAATTGGTGGGAGAAGCATGTGCTTTACGTGCAATGCAGTATTTCGAGTTGATCAATTTATACGCAAAACCTTACAATAAAGCAACAGCAAATACAGATCCTGGTGTGCCAATTACTACAGAATATGACGCAGAAAAGGAGTATGCTGTAGAATCTGTTGAAGAAGTTTATGCATTAATTTTAAGTGATCTTGCTAAAGCAGAAAGCTTATTAAACATTCAAAAACAAGATGTTGGATATAATTATAGATTTTCTGTAGTTGCTGTAAAAGCATTGAAGTCGCGTGTGTATTTATATCAACAAAAATGGCAAAAAGCAATAGACGCAGCAAATGAAGCACTTGCTATAAATGCTGAAATTCAAAATCTGAATGCTGATACTTCTATAATGCCATCAGAATACAACTCCGTAGAATCTATTTTGGCATTAGAAACCATTGCTTCTGTAGATTTGGTTAGTAATACAACCATTTCAGATGCTTTAATCAACGCTTATAATCAAACGACAGATTTACGTTTTCCACTTTATTTTAAGCAAAATACAGACGGAAGTTTTAGTTCTAAAAAAGGGGCAGAAACTAAATTTAAAGTTTCTTATAGAACAGCCGAATTACATTTAACCATTGCAGAATGTTTAGCTGCGTTAAATAAAGATGTTTTAGCAAAAGAAAAATTAATATCATTTGCAGAAAATAGATATACAACCGATGGTTTTAATACTTATAAAGCAAACGTAAATTCATTAAAAAGTAACGACCTAAAAATAGAAATTTTAGAAGAACGTAGAAGAGAGTTTGCTATTGAAGGTCAAAGATGGAATGATTTAAGAAGAACTACGCAACCTAAATTAACTAAGATTTTTGACGGAGTAACCTACATATTAGAGGAAAACGATGCTAGATATGTGATTCCTTTTCCTAATGATGCTACTATTAATAACCCTAATTTATAA